One genomic region from Nostoc sphaeroides encodes:
- a CDS encoding ABC exporter membrane fusion protein has protein sequence MAVNKESRLFTKPVGRSQVILAASLTLAAGLIAFYSLVPFWSKPKVVTPQANPPKAVTPVKLAVTALGRLEPEGEVTTLTAPTSNNGVRVDRLLIKEGETVKTGQVLAYLENYGRSRTALQQALDQLQVAKAKLAQVKSGAKTGDIEAQKAAIARLEPQYKGDVATQQATIARIQAEVDNAQAENNRYQQLYKQGAIAASVADTKALQLKTTQQQLTEAQATLKRTQDTFQEQRKQAQAQLTSISEVRSVDVQVAQTEVNSATTSVQQAKADLDLSYIKSPINGKILKIHAKTGEVISASRGFAEIGKTSQMYVIAEVYQTDVKKVRVGQKATITSTAFNGTIKGTVKEIGWQVDKQNIFSLNPGSDTDRRIIEVKISIDNPADSQKVARLTNLQVDVAIHI, from the coding sequence ATGGCAGTAAATAAAGAAAGCCGATTATTCACAAAACCCGTAGGGCGATCGCAAGTAATTTTAGCAGCTTCTCTCACCTTAGCGGCGGGATTAATCGCTTTTTATAGTTTGGTACCGTTTTGGTCTAAACCTAAAGTTGTAACACCGCAAGCGAATCCTCCAAAAGCTGTCACTCCTGTGAAACTTGCTGTGACAGCCTTGGGACGTTTAGAACCAGAAGGCGAAGTTACTACTTTGACTGCTCCTACTTCTAATAATGGCGTGCGAGTAGACAGACTGTTAATCAAAGAAGGCGAGACAGTTAAAACAGGGCAAGTACTGGCATATCTAGAAAATTATGGTCGTTCTAGAACCGCATTGCAACAGGCTTTAGACCAACTGCAAGTTGCCAAAGCTAAACTAGCGCAGGTTAAATCTGGAGCAAAAACCGGAGATATCGAAGCTCAAAAGGCAGCGATCGCTCGTTTAGAGCCACAATATAAAGGGGACGTTGCTACACAACAGGCGACAATCGCCCGAATCCAGGCGGAAGTAGACAATGCTCAAGCCGAGAATAATCGCTACCAGCAATTATATAAACAAGGTGCGATCGCGGCTTCTGTAGCAGATACCAAAGCATTGCAACTAAAGACTACACAACAGCAGCTAACAGAAGCCCAAGCCACCCTCAAGCGGACTCAAGATACATTCCAGGAACAACGCAAGCAAGCACAAGCGCAACTCACCAGTATTAGTGAAGTGCGTAGTGTAGATGTTCAGGTAGCACAAACCGAAGTCAATAGTGCAACAACATCTGTTCAACAAGCAAAAGCCGACTTGGATTTAAGTTACATTAAATCTCCCATAAATGGCAAAATTTTGAAAATTCACGCCAAAACCGGAGAAGTAATTAGCGCCAGCCGAGGATTTGCTGAAATAGGTAAGACATCTCAAATGTATGTGATTGCAGAGGTGTATCAAACCGATGTTAAAAAAGTGCGTGTAGGACAAAAAGCCACCATTACCAGCACTGCATTTAATGGAACAATAAAAGGAACTGTAAAAGAGATTGGTTGGCAAGTTGACAAGCAAAACATCTTCAGTCTAAACCCTGGCTCCGATACAGACCGCAGAATAATTGAAGTGAAAATCTCCATCGATAATCCCGCAGATAGTCAAAAGGTTGCTCGTTTAACCAACTTACAAGTGGATGTCGCCATTCATATTTAG
- the devC gene encoding ABC transporter permease DevC translates to MIFKIPLAWLQLAQQKVRLLVAVAGIGFIVLLMFVQLGFQDALYSSATAVHQNLKGDLFLVSSQYKSLTSNQSFSRTRLYQSLGFDGVESVSPMYLQFAKLKNPATGEKYSIYVIGFDPGRPVINLPEVEKNLDKLKIPDVMLFDRGSRPEFGPIAEKFNAGDTTQTVEIFPFNSLIGYRVRIGGLFTLGPSFGVDGNLLVSDSTFLRINPNTRPADMIDIGLISLKPGTNAETVVKNLQASLPNDVQVFTRQGFIDFEKKYWAVRTPIGFILNLMLTMAAVVGVVIVYQILYSNIATQFVAYATLKAIGYANRYLLNVVFQQALILSILGYIPGFITSVLLYSFAAEATKLPILMTTNNALIVLTSTVLMCITSGALAINKLRSADPGDIF, encoded by the coding sequence ATGATTTTCAAAATTCCTTTAGCATGGCTACAGCTAGCGCAGCAAAAAGTTCGTTTACTAGTAGCTGTAGCCGGGATTGGTTTTATTGTGCTGCTAATGTTTGTGCAACTTGGTTTTCAAGATGCTCTCTATTCAAGTGCGACCGCAGTACATCAGAATCTCAAAGGCGATTTATTTTTAGTTAGCTCTCAATATAAATCTTTGACCTCAAATCAAAGTTTTTCGCGGACTCGTTTGTACCAATCTCTGGGGTTTGATGGCGTAGAGTCAGTTAGCCCCATGTATTTGCAATTTGCCAAACTGAAAAATCCAGCAACTGGTGAGAAATATTCAATATACGTTATTGGTTTCGATCCAGGTAGACCTGTGATAAATCTCCCAGAAGTTGAGAAAAATTTAGATAAACTAAAAATTCCCGATGTCATGCTTTTTGATCGGGGTTCTCGCCCAGAGTTTGGCCCAATAGCTGAAAAATTTAATGCGGGAGATACTACACAAACAGTTGAAATATTTCCCTTCAATTCATTAATTGGCTATAGAGTTAGAATTGGTGGCTTATTCACCTTAGGGCCTTCCTTTGGGGTAGACGGAAATTTACTTGTCAGTGACTCAACTTTCTTAAGGATAAATCCCAATACTCGTCCAGCAGATATGATCGATATCGGTTTGATTTCCCTCAAACCTGGTACTAATGCAGAAACAGTAGTAAAAAATTTGCAAGCAAGTTTGCCTAATGATGTCCAAGTTTTTACACGCCAAGGCTTCATTGATTTTGAGAAAAAATATTGGGCTGTTAGAACACCCATTGGTTTTATACTTAACTTGATGTTGACAATGGCTGCGGTTGTTGGTGTAGTTATTGTTTATCAAATTCTTTACAGCAATATTGCTACCCAGTTTGTTGCTTATGCAACTTTAAAAGCCATAGGTTATGCCAATAGATATTTGTTGAACGTAGTATTTCAGCAAGCTTTGATTTTGTCAATTTTAGGTTATATCCCCGGATTTATTACTTCTGTTTTGTTATATAGCTTTGCAGCAGAAGCAACTAAATTACCAATACTTATGACCACTAATAATGCACTGATTGTCTTAACTTCAACAGTTCTCATGTGTATAACTTCAGGAGCGCTTGCTATCAATAAACTCCGCTCCGCAGATCCGGGAGATATTTTCTAA
- a CDS encoding NAD-dependent epimerase/dehydratase family protein: MNLNNKTLLITAIDEFVGLRTAELAIAQGMKVRGLQSSTAKNKQLEHLGVEIIIGNITDSTIAQKACQGVDIVLHTEQIAEEAGSISNFRDINVGGTVNMAKAAKQAGVKTFVHLSSVMVYGFNYPDGVTESGPLSGENNPYCQTKIEAETAVLELNNPSDFGIIVIRAGDIYGPGSIPWIVRPILMMRQKLFACANDAKGVINHVYIDNLIDGIFLAIEKETYGEIFNITDGQETSWKEYFMRLAAMEGLQAPLSLSKDEIKLFLKLRVQGQKLFRKKVDILPESIDFMTRPYACSIVKAQNLLNYKPTIDLESGMQRTHEWLQKTDIQSLMK, encoded by the coding sequence ATGAATCTCAACAACAAAACTCTCCTAATTACTGCAATTGATGAATTTGTCGGTTTGCGTACAGCCGAGTTAGCAATAGCCCAAGGAATGAAGGTTCGTGGACTACAAAGTTCTACAGCAAAGAACAAACAATTAGAGCATTTAGGTGTTGAGATAATCATTGGTAATATCACTGATTCTACTATTGCCCAAAAGGCTTGTCAGGGAGTAGATATCGTTTTACATACAGAGCAAATTGCCGAAGAAGCTGGCTCAATTAGCAATTTTCGTGATATTAATGTTGGCGGTACTGTCAACATGGCTAAAGCCGCTAAACAGGCTGGTGTAAAAACATTTGTGCATCTATCCAGTGTGATGGTTTACGGTTTCAACTATCCTGATGGTGTTACAGAATCCGGGCCACTCTCTGGCGAAAATAATCCCTACTGTCAAACGAAAATAGAAGCTGAAACAGCAGTTTTAGAACTGAATAATCCCTCAGATTTTGGCATCATCGTCATTAGGGCTGGAGATATTTATGGCCCAGGAAGTATCCCCTGGATAGTCAGACCAATTCTGATGATGCGTCAAAAATTATTTGCCTGTGCCAACGATGCTAAAGGAGTGATTAATCATGTATATATAGATAACCTGATTGATGGCATCTTTCTAGCGATAGAAAAAGAAACCTATGGTGAAATATTCAATATCACCGACGGACAAGAAACTTCGTGGAAAGAATATTTTATGCGTTTAGCAGCAATGGAAGGTTTACAAGCACCCCTTTCATTATCGAAAGATGAAATCAAGTTGTTTCTAAAGCTACGTGTTCAAGGGCAAAAACTTTTTCGGAAAAAAGTTGATATCTTACCAGAGTCTATAGATTTCATGACTCGTCCCTATGCTTGTTCTATTGTCAAAGCCCAAAATCTGTTAAATTATAAACCAACAATTGACCTGGAATCAGGAATGCAGCGAACACACGAATGGCTGCAAAAAACAGATATTCAAAGCTTGATGAAATAG
- a CDS encoding glycosyltransferase family 2 protein, with the protein MSSNQPRLSIGLPVYNGEKFLNEAIDSLLAQTFEDFELIILDNASTDKTEEICRAYTEQDQRICYYRNDNNIGCARNFDRVFKLSSGEYFKWAAYDDLHAPDFIKKCVEVLDQDPTIILCHSQTYFIDEKGSFIQNYDIKLKADALKPHERFNELLTKHLCYQCYGVIRASALRMIPPMGGYGNADGILLLRLGILGRFYEIPEYLFFARSHPQQSMSMYFPNYLLFTNNRKKHSLRMLPDFYAYAVWFDSAKKGQILLPHWRIFWEYLLSIWRSRLSLHEQLYCYRSLHQQLEGAEYLLLKDLLRVLQILWKRWQGALTKKQPVRL; encoded by the coding sequence ATGAGTAGCAATCAGCCACGATTGAGCATCGGCTTACCTGTATACAATGGTGAAAAATTTCTCAACGAAGCTATAGATTCCCTCTTGGCTCAGACCTTTGAAGATTTTGAACTAATTATTTTAGATAATGCATCTACAGATAAAACTGAAGAAATCTGTAGAGCTTATACTGAGCAAGACCAACGTATTTGTTACTACCGCAATGACAATAATATCGGTTGCGCCCGTAACTTCGATCGCGTTTTTAAATTGTCTTCGGGTGAGTACTTTAAGTGGGCAGCCTATGATGATCTACATGCTCCAGATTTTATCAAGAAGTGTGTTGAGGTGCTTGACCAAGATCCTACTATAATCTTGTGTCACTCCCAGACATATTTCATTGATGAAAAGGGGAGTTTTATCCAAAACTACGATATCAAACTCAAGGCAGATGCACTAAAACCACACGAGCGTTTTAACGAATTGCTGACCAAGCATTTATGTTATCAATGTTACGGTGTAATTCGCGCCAGTGCCCTGAGAATGATACCACCTATGGGTGGTTATGGAAATGCAGATGGAATTCTCTTGTTAAGACTTGGTATTCTCGGTAGGTTTTATGAAATTCCTGAATACCTATTTTTTGCCAGAAGCCATCCGCAACAATCAATGAGTATGTATTTCCCTAATTATTTATTGTTTACTAACAACAGAAAAAAACACTCATTGAGGATGCTGCCTGATTTTTACGCTTATGCAGTGTGGTTCGATTCAGCAAAGAAAGGACAAATTTTATTGCCACATTGGAGAATATTTTGGGAGTATCTACTCTCTATATGGCGTAGTCGCTTGAGCTTGCATGAGCAGCTGTATTGTTATAGAAGTTTACATCAGCAGTTAGAAGGAGCAGAATATCTTTTGCTGAAAGATTTGCTAAGGGTGCTGCAAATACTGTGGAAACGTTGGCAAGGTGCATTAACTAAAAAACAGCCAGTCAGACTTTGA
- a CDS encoding DUF2141 domain-containing protein — protein MLKLSQVCHVLLATLVSISFAKTVNAEPTATLNVVVNGIHHQKGEICFRVYASEQGFPMSNSSGSQSGCAKITGNSVKKQFTGLKPGTYAVAVVDDQNGDRKLNKDFFGIPKEGFGISKNPTVSIQTGSPKFRDASFVVNKNTTVNIIMKYSLDS, from the coding sequence ATGTTGAAACTATCTCAAGTTTGTCATGTTTTGCTTGCTACTTTAGTGAGCATCAGCTTTGCTAAAACAGTGAATGCAGAACCAACTGCAACACTAAATGTTGTGGTAAATGGAATACATCACCAAAAAGGTGAAATTTGCTTCAGAGTTTACGCAAGTGAACAAGGATTTCCGATGAGTAATTCTAGTGGATCTCAAAGTGGCTGCGCTAAGATTACTGGCAATTCTGTAAAAAAACAATTTACCGGTTTGAAACCTGGAACTTATGCTGTCGCCGTAGTTGACGATCAGAATGGCGATCGCAAACTCAATAAAGACTTTTTCGGTATTCCCAAAGAAGGTTTTGGGATTTCCAAAAATCCAACTGTGTCCATCCAAACAGGTTCGCCAAAGTTTCGTGATGCTAGCTTTGTTGTCAACAAAAATACAACTGTCAACATCATCATGAAATATTCGCTGGATTCGTAA
- a CDS encoding glycosyltransferase: protein MEDLAIFLSKSLTGWLVIQVCLTLVFIWYLRSSKKKLLPDDQLPKTAVILCLRGADPFLPRCLRSLLNQNYPQYDLKLIVDSHEDPAWKIASETITEQEATNVQISPLRIVRNNCSLKCSSLIQAVRELDDSYKVVALVDADTIVHVNWLRELVSPLGDAKVGATTGNRWYVPTGKYWGSLVRYAGNVATVVQMFLFQIPWGGTLAVKTEVLRQTELLDKWGQALGEDFMMHDILKKQGLQVKFVPSLMIVNREETNLFNLIDYLKRLILFSRLYHPRWLALVSEAVSSILFPTALIILILESFLEAKWEAAALLLGCYGVYTVGLLLIMLVLELEIQRVVRSNDQAIAKLSAATIIKMLIAIPLTQWVYGLAMLSTLWVSTVTWRGVSYRVQGPWNVRLVEYRPYQWLDQPIDSKVSL, encoded by the coding sequence ATGGAAGATTTGGCGATATTTCTGTCTAAGTCTTTGACAGGTTGGCTGGTTATTCAGGTGTGTTTAACGCTTGTCTTTATATGGTATCTGCGCTCATCTAAAAAAAAATTATTACCAGATGATCAGTTACCCAAAACAGCAGTGATTCTTTGCTTACGCGGAGCCGATCCGTTTTTGCCTAGATGTTTGCGATCGCTCCTAAATCAAAACTATCCCCAGTATGATTTAAAATTGATTGTTGATAGCCATGAAGATCCCGCTTGGAAAATTGCTAGTGAAACTATCACAGAGCAAGAAGCGACTAATGTTCAAATCAGCCCTTTAAGAATAGTACGCAACAATTGTAGTCTCAAATGCAGTTCTTTAATCCAAGCTGTCCGTGAGTTGGATGATTCCTACAAAGTGGTTGCTTTAGTAGATGCTGATACGATAGTGCATGTAAATTGGCTGCGAGAATTAGTCAGCCCTTTGGGGGATGCGAAAGTAGGAGCAACAACAGGTAATCGTTGGTATGTACCTACAGGTAAATATTGGGGATCTTTAGTGCGCTACGCCGGCAATGTAGCCACAGTTGTGCAAATGTTTCTCTTCCAAATTCCTTGGGGCGGGACTTTGGCTGTGAAAACAGAAGTACTTCGCCAAACAGAACTACTTGATAAGTGGGGACAAGCTTTAGGCGAAGATTTTATGATGCACGACATCCTCAAAAAACAGGGGTTGCAGGTAAAGTTTGTGCCTTCGCTGATGATTGTAAATCGTGAAGAGACTAATTTATTCAACTTAATAGATTATCTCAAGCGCCTTATCCTTTTTTCTCGACTGTATCACCCACGTTGGTTAGCTTTAGTTAGTGAAGCTGTTTCTAGCATTTTGTTTCCTACTGCACTGATTATTTTAATTCTTGAGTCGTTCTTAGAGGCAAAATGGGAAGCTGCGGCTCTCTTATTAGGCTGCTATGGAGTCTATACTGTTGGATTACTCTTGATAATGCTCGTGTTGGAATTAGAGATACAGCGAGTGGTTCGCTCTAATGACCAGGCGATCGCAAAATTATCAGCTGCTACAATCATCAAAATGTTGATTGCGATTCCCTTAACACAGTGGGTTTATGGGTTAGCGATGCTATCAACCTTGTGGGTTTCAACAGTTACTTGGCGCGGTGTTTCCTATCGCGTTCAAGGCCCCTGGAATGTTCGACTAGTGGAATATCGCCCTTATCAATGGTTGGATCAGCCTATTGATAGCAAGGTTTCTCTTTGA
- a CDS encoding glycosyltransferase, translating into MTKKSLRIALFTGLYAPFLTGVSVAVHQRVRWLLEQGHEVFLVHPQINDRYPKNVGDRPMPGLNEIQSFPNFSAYAFPTQPLLFYKSLPQPLNYRYWSDTKLLEKFQPDIIIVEEAAQMRGLYSFFLQGYGRPIGIEYARRTGTPIISLFHTDIVAYIKYYFGDRFFNLVRPIIPILVKQFSESYDFNYFSSKEQLTKYEELKCQRAEYVPYQGIDCEKFHPRNICYNPIPNDNRPTLLFVGRITPEKNVNQLLDIFPLIAAKIPDVHLVIVGSGPLDEEIRQRAEKFGSGITVWGESHGTELLGWFARADVFVNPSITENFCTTNNEALASGTPLVAVIAPSTSEQVFPGRNGFLAQPNNPTDFAQRVIAILENPDLKADMTRHARPSILEFDWSACMQKLEDKLYQIVEGGKRSKSSSQPEVHRTHVK; encoded by the coding sequence ATGACTAAGAAATCACTTCGGATTGCACTGTTTACAGGATTGTACGCTCCTTTCTTAACTGGAGTTTCCGTCGCAGTTCACCAACGGGTTCGGTGGTTGCTAGAGCAGGGACATGAGGTTTTTCTAGTCCATCCGCAAATCAACGATCGCTACCCCAAAAATGTTGGCGATCGCCCCATGCCCGGTTTAAATGAAATCCAGTCTTTCCCCAACTTCTCTGCTTACGCATTCCCCACACAACCACTGCTATTTTATAAGTCTCTTCCTCAACCATTGAACTATCGATATTGGAGCGATACCAAGTTGCTGGAGAAATTCCAGCCCGATATTATCATAGTTGAAGAAGCCGCGCAAATGAGAGGTTTATACTCATTTTTCTTGCAAGGTTATGGTCGCCCGATTGGCATCGAATACGCAAGACGAACAGGCACACCAATAATATCACTCTTCCATACAGATATCGTTGCATATATCAAATATTACTTTGGTGATAGGTTCTTTAACTTGGTTCGTCCGATAATTCCCATTTTAGTCAAGCAATTTAGTGAGTCTTATGACTTCAATTACTTTTCTTCTAAAGAACAACTCACTAAATACGAAGAACTGAAATGTCAACGCGCCGAATACGTTCCTTATCAAGGCATCGATTGCGAAAAATTTCACCCGCGAAACATTTGTTATAACCCAATTCCTAACGACAACCGACCAACTCTCTTATTTGTCGGACGCATCACCCCGGAAAAGAATGTCAACCAACTACTTGATATATTTCCGCTCATCGCTGCCAAAATCCCTGATGTTCATCTGGTGATTGTTGGTAGTGGCCCACTAGATGAGGAAATTCGTCAGCGTGCCGAAAAATTTGGATCGGGTATTACTGTATGGGGCGAGTCTCACGGTACAGAACTTTTAGGCTGGTTTGCCAGAGCGGATGTCTTTGTCAATCCCTCCATTACGGAAAACTTCTGCACTACAAATAACGAAGCACTAGCGTCTGGAACCCCTCTGGTTGCAGTTATTGCACCCTCAACCTCAGAACAGGTATTTCCTGGTCGTAACGGCTTTCTTGCCCAACCCAACAACCCTACAGACTTCGCTCAAAGGGTGATTGCGATTCTAGAAAATCCCGATTTGAAAGCAGATATGACTCGGCACGCTCGCCCCTCCATACTCGAATTTGATTGGTCGGCATGTATGCAAAAACTTGAAGATAAACTCTACCAAATCGTTGAAGGAGGCAAGAGGAGCAAATCATCCAGTCAGCCAGAGGTTCATCGAACTCACGTTAAATAG
- a CDS encoding lysylphosphatidylglycerol synthase domain-containing protein has protein sequence MKQFLRWIILGGTLFFLAKALKDNWIGVTAIRIDGVGWAIIAIATGVTLLAHTWAGWIWTWILQELNQPVSPRQFIQVYLKTNIAKYLPGNIWHYYGRIVAAKNANVSAGAATLSVLLEPLLMLAAALIIIVLCSSQFAAANSTFVLQILQLLSLAVVLCAIHPWFLNPVIRFLDKLKAKKSAVTTETTVPFSLKSYPLRPLLGELGFMGLRATGFILTMFALGSLNVNQIPLLLGAFSCAWLLGLVIPGAPGGLGVFEATAYELLRHHFPSALVFSAIALYRLISILAETAGAALAWLDERLAKS, from the coding sequence ATGAAGCAATTTTTACGTTGGATAATTTTGGGCGGAACGCTGTTTTTTTTAGCGAAAGCTCTGAAGGATAATTGGATTGGAGTGACTGCTATCCGCATTGATGGGGTAGGATGGGCAATTATAGCGATCGCTACAGGTGTCACTTTACTAGCACATACTTGGGCTGGCTGGATCTGGACTTGGATTTTGCAAGAGTTAAATCAACCTGTATCGCCTCGCCAGTTCATCCAGGTTTACCTAAAAACGAACATCGCTAAGTATTTACCAGGTAATATCTGGCATTACTACGGGCGAATTGTCGCCGCCAAAAATGCCAATGTTTCTGCTGGTGCAGCCACTTTAAGCGTTTTACTAGAACCCCTACTCATGCTAGCGGCTGCTTTAATTATCATTGTTTTATGCAGTAGCCAATTTGCAGCGGCTAATAGTACTTTTGTTCTGCAAATACTCCAATTGCTGAGTTTAGCTGTAGTCCTTTGTGCGATTCATCCTTGGTTTTTAAACCCAGTTATTCGCTTTTTGGACAAATTGAAAGCAAAAAAGTCTGCTGTCACCACTGAGACAACTGTTCCTTTCAGTCTTAAAAGCTATCCCCTACGCCCTTTGTTAGGAGAATTGGGCTTTATGGGACTACGCGCCACTGGGTTTATATTAACTATGTTCGCCTTGGGTTCGTTGAATGTGAATCAAATTCCTTTGTTATTAGGGGCTTTTAGCTGCGCTTGGTTATTGGGGCTTGTGATTCCGGGTGCGCCTGGTGGGTTAGGTGTATTTGAAGCGACTGCGTATGAACTTTTACGCCACCACTTTCCCTCTGCTTTAGTATTTAGTGCGATCGCTTTATATCGCCTCATTAGTATTCTAGCTGAAACTGCGGGTGCTGCTTTGGCTTGGTTAGACGAACGTCTTGCTAAATCATGA
- the ndhL gene encoding NAD(P)H-quinone oxidoreductase subunit L — protein sequence MIVALLYLILAGAYLLVIPIAILLYLKQRWYVATSIERTFMYFLVFFFFPGLLVLSPFLNFRPQRRQIEV from the coding sequence ATGATTGTCGCCCTGCTGTATCTGATTTTGGCTGGAGCTTACCTTCTGGTAATCCCAATTGCTATTTTGCTGTACCTGAAGCAGCGTTGGTATGTAGCTACCTCCATTGAGCGTACCTTTATGTACTTTTTGGTGTTCTTCTTCTTTCCAGGTTTGTTGGTTTTATCGCCGTTTCTAAATTTTCGACCCCAACGGCGACAAATTGAAGTTTAA
- a CDS encoding DUF3007 family protein has protein sequence MRRIDAIGIGLGVFIAGGLAYVGLQLVGLDNQKAGIWSQVLLISGLVGWLATYFFRAVGQKMTYHQQREQYEQDFLQKRLDELTPEEIARIQAEIEQEEQSQV, from the coding sequence ATGCGACGGATTGACGCTATTGGAATTGGCTTGGGTGTTTTTATTGCTGGCGGCTTGGCTTATGTAGGATTGCAGCTAGTCGGTTTGGATAATCAAAAAGCTGGTATATGGAGCCAAGTCTTACTAATCAGTGGGTTAGTTGGCTGGTTAGCCACCTATTTTTTCCGCGCGGTGGGACAAAAAATGACCTACCACCAACAACGGGAACAGTACGAGCAAGACTTTCTGCAAAAGCGGTTAGATGAGCTTACTCCCGAAGAAATAGCACGAATTCAAGCCGAAATAGAACAAGAAGAACAATCTCAGGTGTAA
- a CDS encoding heterocyst differentiation related protein, whose protein sequence is MSESMAFIGGVAVAGLAALVLLKGTNTPLQPNFAVAPQMPGTVVAPGIQPQMYPYGPYGQPIYPGQVQPPTAANADQRLEMEKLNTQMQLERLKNDNEQLKLQNQQLQGQVQNFNTQQQWQQAQQYNQQKVTALQPQSSWWSSPVLWAVGGATLTIGGGVVVAGVLALFSPRQRPARTVQVIHPYQGNTPPLVPVRRAEFLPASRMETRRVEAPEYDEMQ, encoded by the coding sequence ATGAGTGAGAGTATGGCGTTTATCGGTGGGGTTGCTGTAGCTGGGCTGGCGGCTCTCGTATTGCTCAAAGGGACAAATACCCCCCTACAGCCTAACTTTGCTGTTGCTCCGCAAATGCCAGGGACTGTAGTAGCGCCGGGAATACAGCCACAAATGTATCCTTATGGCCCTTATGGGCAACCAATTTATCCCGGTCAGGTTCAGCCACCCACTGCGGCCAATGCTGACCAGCGTTTGGAGATGGAGAAACTGAACACGCAGATGCAGTTGGAGCGTTTAAAAAACGACAATGAACAGCTGAAGTTGCAAAATCAACAACTCCAAGGCCAAGTTCAAAATTTCAATACTCAGCAGCAGTGGCAACAAGCCCAGCAGTATAACCAACAAAAAGTAACAGCACTCCAGCCGCAAAGTTCTTGGTGGTCTTCACCCGTGCTTTGGGCTGTAGGAGGCGCAACTCTGACTATTGGTGGTGGTGTTGTCGTCGCTGGGGTATTAGCTTTATTCTCACCACGGCAGCGTCCAGCCCGGACTGTACAAGTGATTCACCCTTACCAAGGAAATACACCGCCTTTGGTTCCAGTCCGTCGCGCTGAGTTTTTGCCTGCTTCGCGGATGGAAACAAGACGAGTTGAAGCCCCAGAATACGACGAAATGCAGTAA